A stretch of DNA from Methanoplanus endosymbiosus:
GACTAAGGCTGTCCTGTTTGATGCACTCCATGCGATGTAAACCGGAGCTTCATATCCGGGGACAAGGCGTTTGTAGGAGTTTACTGTAGGATTTGCAACTCTGGTTATACTCTTTGCATGGTTGAGCACACCTGCAATGAAGTGCTGTGACACTTTTGAAAGCTGAAGTGGTGCATCAGGGTCGAAGAATGCATTCTTGCCATCTTTGAAGAGCGAACAGTTCACGTGCATTCCGCTTCCGTTTATTCCATAAACCGGTTTTGCCATGAATGTTGCATGCAGGTTGTTTAGAAGTGCAATTGTCTTTGTTGCGAACCGGAATGTTACCACATTGTCCGCGGTCTTCAGTGCATCGCCGTATTTGAAGTCTATTTCATGCTGACTCTCTGCCACTTCATGGTGTGATGCCTCTATCTCAAAGCCCATATCTGTAAGTGCCAGTATGATGTCGCGCCTTACATTCTCTGCAAGGTCAGTCGGTGCGAGGTCAAAGTAGCCGCCATGGTCCTGAAATTCTACACTTGGTTCTCCGTTTATCATCTTAAAGAGGAAGAACTCAAGCTCCGGACCTGTGTTGAATGTGTATCCCATCTCTGCTGCTTCAGCAAGGGTCTTTTTCAGGATATATCTTGGATCACCTTCAAACGGAGTTCCGTCAGGTCTGTGGACATCACAGATAAATCGTGCAACACGGGCTTCTTCCGGTCTCCACGGCAGGACTGTATATGTGCTGTGGTCGGGCCTGAGCAGCATATCAGACTCTTCAATG
This window harbors:
- the glnA gene encoding type I glutamate--ammonia ligase, which gives rise to MLEKIEKDKVKFIRLQFSDIQGQIKNVAIPAMQAEKALTQGISFDGSSIEGFARIEESDMLLRPDHSTYTVLPWRPEEARVARFICDVHRPDGTPFEGDPRYILKKTLAEAAEMGYTFNTGPELEFFLFKMINGEPSVEFQDHGGYFDLAPTDLAENVRRDIILALTDMGFEIEASHHEVAESQHEIDFKYGDALKTADNVVTFRFATKTIALLNNLHATFMAKPVYGINGSGMHVNCSLFKDGKNAFFDPDAPLQLSKVSQHFIAGVLNHAKSITRVANPTVNSYKRLVPGYEAPVYIAWSASNRTALVRVPAPRGNSTRIELRSPDPTCNPYLTFASILAAGIEGIKNEIEPPADASKNIFHMTEAERQQAHIDTLPGDLITANRHFMEDDLLCSTCGKHVTEGLNSIAEMEWDSYRTAVHPWEVEQYLTRY